Genomic window (Plasmodium knowlesi strain H genome assembly, chromosome: 9):
CAGATAAGAATAGGTGTACTTCATTAGAGGCATCCTTATGTCACTTTTTAATGTACTTTCATTGACTTGGATTTGTAATTTTAGTGTGTCATCTACCatgttgataattttttttccaatgcaATTTTCGAAGCCCTTAACGATAATGTACGAGTGGGAAAATTGCCAAAGTTGTGTGTATAGAAATTCTCGGCAGTTTTCGTTCTGCTTAAAAAATAGCGTTACGTCGTGTTTCCACTGCATTGCATTTGGTTTCCCCCACGAGGGGTTCCTGAACTGGTGATCCTTCTGCCCATCTACCTCTCCATCAGCTTTACCATCTTCATCGTTAATATAACTCATGGATTCACTATCTTGGTATCCTCCTTCCAATGGaatgttaataaaaataattttcaaaaatcTATAATTGGCATTcgtttctatttttaaaatttcgcaGATCCTACTCTCCTCAAATCCATATCCTGTGCAAACATACTTGCCATCAATTTCGATGGACTGCCCGGACAaatttatgtatacattCTTTAAGTGGCTCTTGTAGCATATATGCTTTTTCAGGAAATCTATATCTATGCTTATATTTACGAGGGTTTTAGCCTCTGGGAGTAGAATTATATGCGTCCTGTTGGACAGGTTTTCATGGAAGGATTTGTACTTGCTCCCCAGGATGCTGAGCACGGGGTGCACTCTGACGGGTTCCATTTG
Coding sequences:
- a CDS encoding VPS9 domain-containing protein, putative, whose product is MEPVRVHPVLSILGSKYKSFHENLSNRTHIILLPEAKTLVNISIDIDFLKKHICYKSHLKNVYINLSGQSIEIDGKYVCTGYGFEESRICEILKIETNANYRFLKIIFINIPLEGGYQDSESMSYINDEDGKADGEVDGQKDHQFRNPSWGKPNAMQWKHDVTLFFKQNENCREFLYTQLWQFSHSYIIVKGFENCIGKKIINMVDDTLKLQIQVNESTLKSDIRMPLMKYTYSYLYNIIWKQLTKNYQQIENKVQEKMNYVRKDISGFLKKLNLRNISMFHVETTAFHIKQMEKCNNPIDKIYILDNISKIICEIISCTNQKLKKQNLKTYDINSDSLISILVAAISFGQIKNIISHSIHLHMYIDNLKASEKIDKLSFVFTIFHSSIIYLCDMKEA